The following proteins are encoded in a genomic region of Cydia strobilella chromosome 19, ilCydStro3.1, whole genome shotgun sequence:
- the LOC134749951 gene encoding apolipophorin-3-like: protein MAVKFVVFLAFLALANARVVRRETNPLEDIQKHAADFQKTFTEQFNALVNSQSTQEVTKSLKEGSDSVLVQLSSFSNALQGAINDASGKTKVALEQTKQRIEQTVNELKRQHPEVEQQAAHLRDKLQQAVQNTVQETQKLAKEVQANAEVTNQKLAPQLKQAYDDFVKQAEVVQKKVQEAVNKQ, encoded by the exons ATGGCTGTCAAATTCGTCGTCTTCCTTGCTTTCTTGGCTCTG GCCAACGCCCGCGTGGTCCGTCGTGAGACCAACCCTCTGGAAGACATCCAGAAGCACGCAGCAGACTTCCAGAAGACGTTCACGGAACAGTTCAACGCCCTCGTCAACAGCCAGAGCACCCAGGAGGTCACCAAGTCGCTCAAGGAGGGCTCAGACTCCGTGCTCGTTCAGCTCTCCTCCTTCTCTAACGCTCTGCAAGGCGCT ATCAACGATGCCTCCGGTAAGACCAAGGTAGCCCTGGAGCAGACCAAGCAGAGGATCGAACAGACAGTCAACGAGCTGAAGAGGCAGCACCCTGAGGTCGAGCAGCAGGCAGCCCATCTTCGCGACAAGCTGCAACAGGCTGTCCAGAACACCGTCCAG GAGACCCAAAAACTCGCCAAGGAGGTCCAGGCTAACGCTGAAGTTACCAACCAGAAACTCGCCCCCCAGCTCAAGCAAGCTTACGACGACTTCGTTAAGCAAGCTGAGGTCGTACAGAAGAAGGTGCAAGAGGCCGTCAACAAGCAATAA